A region of Micromonospora sp. WMMD882 DNA encodes the following proteins:
- a CDS encoding AraC family transcriptional regulator → MISALNRLVDHVEEHLTEDVDVHVVARTLGTTEYHLRRMFSSLAGMPLSEYVRRRRMTVAAADVVRGESDLLSIAVRHGYGSTEAFGRAFRAVHGVGPGDARRDGGPLRSQPQLRFRLTVEGGVPMDTRIVDRPAFRLVGHAARVPLIHHGVNPHIQRHIAALPPAEHVRLKGLGDTEPAGLLQVTDDVDPDSPEGSELTYLHGVAVTGSAPVPDDLDAIEVPAGRWAVFHTSGPHPQALQTAWAATATEWFPANPWRLRPGPSIVAVLARADDFSTATCELWLPVEPA, encoded by the coding sequence GTGATCTCGGCGCTCAACCGGCTCGTCGACCACGTCGAGGAGCATCTCACCGAGGACGTCGACGTCCACGTCGTGGCCAGGACGCTCGGCACGACCGAGTACCACCTGCGTCGGATGTTCTCGTCGCTGGCCGGCATGCCGCTGTCGGAGTACGTGCGCCGCCGTCGGATGACCGTCGCCGCCGCCGACGTCGTCCGCGGCGAGTCGGACCTGCTCAGCATCGCCGTCCGACACGGGTACGGCTCGACCGAGGCGTTCGGGCGCGCGTTCCGGGCCGTCCACGGCGTCGGACCCGGTGACGCCCGCCGCGACGGGGGCCCCCTCCGGTCCCAACCACAGCTCAGGTTCCGCCTGACCGTCGAAGGAGGCGTCCCCATGGACACCCGCATCGTCGACCGCCCCGCGTTCCGGCTCGTCGGGCACGCGGCCCGCGTGCCGCTCATCCACCACGGCGTCAACCCGCACATCCAGCGGCACATCGCCGCCCTGCCGCCGGCCGAGCACGTCCGGCTCAAGGGCCTCGGCGACACCGAGCCGGCGGGGCTGCTCCAGGTCACCGACGACGTCGACCCGGACAGCCCCGAGGGCAGCGAGCTGACGTACCTGCACGGGGTGGCCGTCACCGGGAGCGCCCCGGTCCCCGACGACCTCGACGCCATCGAGGTGCCGGCCGGCAGGTGGGCGGTCTTCCACACCAGCGGGCCCCACCCGCAGGCGTTGCAGACGGCCTGGGCGGCGACCGCCACCGAGTGGTTCCCGGCCAACCCGTGGCGGCTGCGGCCGGGCCCGTCGATCGTCGCGGTCCTCGCCCGCGCGGACGACTTCAGCACCGCCACCTGCGAGCTGTGGCTGCCGGTCGAGCCGGCCTGA
- a CDS encoding Fur family transcriptional regulator, with product MASDFEAQLRAASLRVTRPRLAVLAALRDHPHVDTDTVIALVRAAQPTTSHQAVYDVLRALTDAGLVRRIQPAGATARYESRVGDNHHHVVCRSCGTIADVDCAVGHAPCLTASGDHGFRVDEAEVVYWGVCPDCATERTSQRTASPEGNR from the coding sequence ATGGCGTCCGACTTCGAGGCTCAGCTACGGGCGGCCTCGTTGCGCGTGACCCGGCCCCGGTTGGCGGTGCTCGCCGCGCTGCGCGACCATCCGCACGTCGACACCGACACGGTGATCGCCCTGGTCCGGGCGGCCCAGCCGACAACCTCCCACCAGGCGGTCTACGACGTGCTGCGGGCGCTGACCGACGCCGGCCTGGTGCGGCGGATCCAGCCCGCCGGCGCCACGGCCCGGTACGAGTCGAGGGTGGGGGACAACCACCACCACGTCGTGTGCCGCTCCTGCGGCACGATCGCCGACGTCGACTGCGCGGTCGGCCACGCTCCCTGCCTCACCGCCTCCGGCGACCACGGGTTCCGGGTCGACGAGGCGGAGGTCGTGTACTGGGGCGTCTGCCCCGACTGCGCGACCGAACGCACCTCCCAGCGAACCGCCAGTCCGGAAGGAAACAGATGA
- the katG gene encoding catalase/peroxidase HPI, which produces MSDTQDNVPSSAQGVDKKEAAGCPVAHDSVTAHGSESENPAIDSPTPKTGGRPRTNRDWWPNQLDLSVLHAHSSKGNPLGADFSYAKEFGKLDVEALKRDIVEVLTTSQEWWPADFGHYGGLMIRMSWHAAGTYRIEDGRGGAGDGGQRFAPLNSWPDNANLDKARRLLWPVKQKYGQKVSWADLLVLAGNVALESMGFRTFGFGFGRQDVWEPEEIFWGPEDTWLGDERYSSEKEMAAGVGATEMGLIYVNPEGPRGNADPAAAAHFIRETFRRMAMNDEETVALIAGGHTFGKTHGAGPADNHVGPEPEGAPLENQGLGWLSTYGSGKGGDTITSGLEVTWTDRPTEWSNRFFEILFGYEWELTTSPGGAKQWVAKDAEAIIPDAHDPAKKHRPTMLTTDLSLRVDPEYEKISRRFLENPDEFALAFAKAWYKLLHRDMGPVSRFLGPWVPEAQLWQDPLPAVDHELVGDADVAALKAKVLESGLTTAQLVATAWASAASYRSTDKRGGANGARIRLEPQRDWEVNQPEQLATVLATLEGVQREFNAAGGAQISLADLIVLAGSAAVEKAARDAGVEVTVPFRPGRTDATQEQTDVESFRVMEPRADGFRNYLRAGEKTQPEVLLVDRAYMLGLSAPEMTVLVGGLRALGNNVGGTSHGVLTDRPGVLSNDFFANLLSPGTRWKASESDEHVYEIRDLATDQVKWTATAVDLIFGSNSQLRALAEVYASDDAREKFVTDFVAAWTKVMELDRFDLA; this is translated from the coding sequence ATGAGCGACACGCAGGACAACGTCCCCTCCAGCGCCCAGGGCGTGGACAAGAAGGAGGCGGCCGGCTGCCCGGTCGCGCACGACTCGGTGACCGCGCACGGCAGCGAGAGCGAGAACCCGGCGATCGACTCGCCGACTCCGAAGACCGGCGGCCGTCCGCGCACCAACCGGGACTGGTGGCCCAACCAGCTCGACCTGTCGGTGCTGCACGCCCACTCGTCCAAGGGCAACCCGCTGGGCGCGGACTTCAGCTACGCCAAGGAGTTCGGCAAGCTCGACGTCGAGGCCCTCAAGCGGGACATCGTCGAGGTGCTGACCACCTCGCAGGAGTGGTGGCCGGCCGACTTCGGCCACTACGGCGGCCTGATGATCCGGATGAGCTGGCACGCGGCGGGCACCTACCGGATCGAGGACGGCCGGGGCGGCGCGGGCGACGGCGGTCAGCGGTTCGCCCCGCTCAACAGCTGGCCGGACAACGCCAACCTCGACAAGGCCCGCCGGCTGCTCTGGCCGGTCAAGCAGAAGTACGGCCAGAAGGTCTCCTGGGCCGACCTGCTGGTCCTCGCCGGCAACGTGGCCCTGGAGTCGATGGGCTTCAGGACGTTCGGCTTCGGCTTCGGCCGCCAGGACGTCTGGGAGCCCGAGGAGATCTTCTGGGGCCCGGAGGACACCTGGCTCGGTGACGAGCGGTACTCCTCCGAGAAGGAGATGGCCGCCGGTGTCGGCGCGACCGAGATGGGCCTGATCTACGTCAACCCGGAGGGCCCGCGCGGCAACGCCGACCCCGCCGCGGCGGCGCACTTCATCCGGGAGACCTTCCGCCGGATGGCGATGAACGACGAGGAGACCGTCGCCCTGATCGCCGGCGGTCACACCTTCGGCAAGACCCACGGCGCCGGCCCCGCCGACAACCACGTCGGCCCCGAGCCGGAGGGCGCCCCGCTGGAGAACCAGGGCCTGGGCTGGCTGAGCACGTACGGCAGCGGCAAGGGCGGCGACACCATCACCAGCGGCCTCGAGGTGACCTGGACGGACCGGCCGACCGAGTGGAGCAACCGGTTCTTCGAGATCCTCTTCGGCTACGAGTGGGAGCTCACCACCAGCCCCGGCGGCGCGAAGCAGTGGGTCGCCAAGGACGCCGAGGCGATCATCCCGGACGCCCACGACCCGGCGAAGAAGCACCGGCCGACCATGCTCACCACCGACCTGTCGCTGCGGGTCGACCCGGAGTACGAGAAGATCTCGCGCCGGTTCCTGGAGAACCCGGACGAGTTCGCGCTTGCCTTCGCCAAGGCGTGGTACAAGCTCCTGCACCGCGACATGGGCCCGGTCAGCCGCTTCCTCGGCCCGTGGGTGCCCGAGGCGCAGCTCTGGCAGGACCCGCTGCCGGCCGTCGACCACGAGCTGGTGGGTGACGCCGACGTCGCCGCCCTCAAGGCGAAGGTGCTGGAGTCCGGCCTGACCACCGCCCAGTTGGTCGCCACCGCCTGGGCGTCGGCCGCGAGCTACCGCTCCACCGACAAGCGTGGTGGCGCGAACGGCGCCCGGATCCGGCTGGAGCCGCAGCGCGACTGGGAGGTCAACCAGCCCGAGCAGCTCGCCACGGTGCTGGCCACCCTGGAGGGCGTCCAGCGGGAGTTCAACGCCGCCGGCGGCGCGCAGATCTCCCTGGCCGACCTGATCGTGCTGGCCGGCTCGGCCGCCGTCGAGAAGGCCGCCCGGGACGCCGGCGTCGAGGTGACCGTGCCGTTCCGCCCCGGTCGCACCGACGCCACCCAGGAGCAGACCGACGTCGAGTCGTTCCGGGTCATGGAGCCGCGCGCCGACGGGTTCCGCAACTACCTGCGGGCCGGCGAGAAGACCCAGCCGGAGGTGCTGCTCGTCGACCGCGCGTACATGCTCGGCCTGAGCGCGCCCGAGATGACCGTCCTGGTCGGCGGCCTGCGGGCGCTGGGCAACAACGTCGGCGGCACGTCGCACGGCGTGCTCACCGACCGGCCCGGCGTGCTCAGCAACGACTTCTTCGCCAACCTGCTCTCCCCGGGCACCCGGTGGAAGGCGTCGGAGTCCGACGAGCACGTGTACGAGATCCGGGACCTGGCCACCGACCAGGTGAAGTGGACCGCCACCGCGGTCGACCTGATCTTCGGCTCCAACTCCCAGCTCCGGGCCCTCGCCGAGGTCTACGCCAGCGACGACGCGCGGGAGAAGTTCGTCACCGACTTCGTGGCGGCCTGGACCAAGGTCATGGAGCTCGACCGGTTCGACCTCGCCTGA